The Hydrogenophaga crocea genome contains a region encoding:
- a CDS encoding phosphodiesterase: protein MNAPLLIAQLSDPHVGTGPDFLGGRMDTRAALQQAVAHVAALRPAPDVVLLTGDLTERGSAAEYAQVLAALAPLPMPVYAVPGNHDDPKVAQAALPQCMPVAADAPSGACCYRVRVGGLHLIALDTVVPMRSHGALPPVQLAWLARALGACRGEPVLLFMHHPPLPTGIEAMDACSLLEGGDELAALVRAHGAVQGILCGHLHRPVQMQFGGAPLHVAPSVSHQIRLDLRPGAPLLAQLEPPKVSLHRWTPAHGLCTHSSYVQDFGQGVPL, encoded by the coding sequence ATGAACGCCCCCCTGCTCATCGCCCAGTTGTCGGACCCGCACGTGGGCACCGGCCCCGACTTTCTCGGCGGGCGCATGGACACGCGGGCCGCGCTGCAGCAGGCGGTGGCGCACGTGGCGGCCCTGCGGCCCGCGCCCGATGTGGTGCTGCTCACCGGCGACCTCACCGAGCGCGGCAGCGCGGCCGAGTACGCCCAGGTGCTGGCCGCGCTGGCCCCGCTGCCCATGCCGGTCTATGCCGTGCCCGGCAACCACGACGACCCCAAGGTGGCGCAGGCGGCACTGCCGCAGTGCATGCCGGTGGCCGCCGACGCCCCGTCTGGTGCGTGCTGCTACCGCGTGCGCGTGGGCGGCCTGCACCTGATCGCGCTCGATACCGTGGTACCCATGCGCTCGCACGGCGCCCTGCCGCCGGTGCAGCTCGCCTGGCTCGCGCGCGCGCTGGGCGCCTGCCGCGGCGAGCCGGTGCTGCTGTTCATGCACCACCCGCCGCTGCCCACGGGCATCGAGGCCATGGACGCGTGCAGCCTGCTGGAAGGCGGCGACGAGCTCGCCGCGCTGGTGCGCGCCCACGGCGCGGTGCAGGGCATCCTGTGCGGCCACCTGCACCGCCCGGTGCAGATGCAGTTTGGCGGTGCGCCGCTGCATGTGGCGCCGTCGGTGTCGCACCAGATCCGGCTCGACCTGCGGCCCGGTGCGCCCCTGCTCGCGCAACTGGAGCCGCCCAAGGTCTCGCTGCACCGCTGGACGCCGGCACACGGCCTGTGCACCCACAGCAGCTACGTGCAGGACTTCGGCCAAGGGGTGCCCCTGTGA